A segment of the Flavobacterium azooxidireducens genome:
ACAACTTCAACATTACTTACTCCTAAAAATCCACTTGCGACTGCTCCGCCGGTATCACCAGAAGTGGCAACCAAAATCGTATTTTTTTGTGATGGATTTTTTTTATTAAAGTAAGCCAAACACCTCGCCATGAAACGTGCACCAACATCTTTAAAAGCCATGGTTGGTCCGTGGTATAATTCTAATGAAAAAATATTTTCTTCAATTTTAGATAAAGGAAAATCGAAATTTAGCGTTTCAGTAAGAATTTGTTTTAAATCGTCTTCAGGAATTTCGTTTCCAACAAATTGTTTGATTGTTTCAAACGCAATTTCTACGTTACTTAATGTTTCAATTTTTTCAAAAAATGAAATAGGAAGCGATTTTATTTCTTCAGGAAAATATAAACCTTTGTCTGGAGCAAGTCCAAAAACAACAGCTTCTTCAAAAGAAACGGATGGAGCAATTTGATTTAAGCTTTTATAGTGCATCGAAAAAGATTATTTTTTATGGTATAAAATCATTATAACAGTTTCGTAAAAGTAAAATAAAACTTTTAATCTTCACAGAAAGTTATAAAATTAACGACGAAAGGATAATTATAAAATTTTGTAACTTTGTTGAAATTAAAAATTATGAGTCTTAAAACAAAAGCGTTTCTATTTCAATTGATTTCTTTTGCGGTTTTTTTTATTCCTTTTCGCATTGCAATTGATTATTTTACACCCTTAGAAAGATTTTGGCCTCCTTTTTTTGCATTTATAATTACGCTGATTTTAGCCCCGAAGTTTCAAGTTGCTAAAACGAAAGAGGGGGAACAATTATTTATGAAATGGATTTTTTTAAAAGGAGTGAAATCAATTTAACTATTTTTTGATTTCTTCAGTTTTTGGCAGGAGTTTCTTTTTGTAAATAGGTATGAAATAGGAAAGTGTATAATTGAAACCGACACCAAAATTTCCTTCATATTTTTTGTTGAAACCCGGTATGTAAAGATTAGCAAATTCTGATGATTCTTTGTTTCCAATTAGATAATTTATTCTGAAATTGAAACCCGCATAAAAATTTGAAAATAGTTCTGCTTTAACTCCGGCTACAATTTCTACCCATTGGGCAGATAAACCATCAAACTTTCGTCCAGATATAACTGTTGGCGAATTACCAAAATATGGATTTGGATTATATACTCGGTAGGTGATTAATTCTTGATTGAATGTGCTGGCTCCAAAACGCAAACCAATATGAATCATGTTTTCCATGTCTAACCAATTTTCGTAGGCATTATAATCAAATCCCACTTTAAAATAGGTTCCTGAGGTTGTGAAATTTACACGATCTTCATCAATTGTTCGTTTTTCATTACCAATTTCTCCGGCTAAATAATATTTTTTTGTTAAGCGATAATCACCAACAATTTCCAGACCTCTATAATCTTCTTGATAGAAACTTTTAGCCAATTTAAGAGCATCAATACCAACCCGAAGACCATAACGTTCGGTTTTTGCTGGAGTAATAATGCTGTCTTTTTTTGTTTCCTGAGCCAAAATTGTATGAGAAAACAGAAACAGAAAAAAACTAAAAATACATTTTGATATGGACATCTTCTTCGGTTTCAACGTTACTTTTGATAATTTCTATATTTTCGATCCAAAACTCAGAATCTCCATCTGGATTTGTTTTGACAACACCATTAGCTAAGTTTAGATTAAAAAAGCTTTTGAATCCACATGCTCTCGACACATAAATATCATTTACTATATAATTAAACTGGAGAAGGTCGGTGTTGTTGGCTGCTGTAGTTGCTGTTGAATTAATATTAAAACTATAATTGGTGAAGTTTTCATTGGTTTTAAGTGGCAATTCAATGGTGTCAACTTGATTAAAATCGAGTGTTGTGGCCGCACCTTCGCCTTGAATTTTTAAATTGGCAACCAATTTTCGCACGGTGCTGTTATCTTTACTATAAAACTCGATAATTAGGCGAGGAGTGGTGGGGGTTCCATCAGCACAAATGTCATCCTTTTCACAACTTGAAAAAAAGCAAGTTGTGATTAGCAAAAAGAAAATCATTAAACTTTTTTTCATTATTTTTTTTCTAAAAGTACAACATTTTCAACATGATGCGTTTGCGGAAACATATCTACCGGACGAACGCGAGTAACTTTATACAACGAATCCATCAAAGCTAAGTCACGGGCTTGTGTGGCCGAATTACAGCTAACATACACCACTTTTTCAGGTGCAATTTTCATGATTTGTTCAACAACTGTTGCATGCATTCCGTCACGTGGTGGATCGGTGATAATAACATCGGGTTTTCCGTGTGTGGCAATAAATTCAGCATTAAATACGTCTTTCATATCACCAACAAAAAATTCGCAGTTGGTAATTTTATTGCGTTTTGCATTTTCTTTGGCATCGGCGATAGCTTCCGGAACGGCTTCTACACCAATTACTTTCTTCGCTTTTTTAGAAACAAATTGGGCAATTGTTCCTGTTCCGGTATACAAATCATATACCAATTCATTTCCGGTTAAACCGGCAAATTCTCGGGTAATTTTATATAGTTCGTAGGCTTGTTCCGAATTGGTTTGATAGAATGATTTGGCATTGATTGAAAATTGCAAACCTTCCATTTCTTCCAAAATATATTCTCTTCCTTTGAATAATTTGATGTCTTGGTCATACAAAGTATCATTTGCTTTTCCGTTAATCACATAAAGTAAAGAAGTGATTTCGGGAAATTTTTCCGAAAGAAAATTCAACACCAATTCACGTTGGGATTTATTTTCTTTAAAAAACTGAATCAGCACCATGACTTCACCGGTAGAAGTGGTTCGAATCATCAACGTTCTCAATAAACCGCCATGATTTCTGGCATTGAAAAACGGAATGTTATTTTGTGTAGCGAATTCCTTTAATGAATTTCTAATTGCATTGGAAGGATCTTGCTGTAAATGACATTTTTCTATATCCAGAATCTTATCCCACATTTTCGGAATATGAAAACCTAACGCATTTCTGTCTTGAATTTCGTTATCATTTTGAATTTCATTTTCGGTAAGCCATCTGCTATCTGAAAAAGAAAATTCCATTTTATTTCGATAAAAGAACTGTTTTTCTGAGCCTAGAATTTGTTCAAATTCCGGTAATTCAATTTTTCCAATTCGTTTTAAATTATTGAAAACCTCATTATTTTTATAAAATAATTGTTGGCTGTATTTCATGTTTTGCCATTTGCATCCGCCACAAACACCAAAATGTTGGCATTCCGGTTCAACTCTATGTTCTGAAAGTTTTTGAAAATGAATTGCTTTTCCTTCAAAATAGGATTTTCTTTTTTTGAATGTTTGCACATCCACCACATCGCCCGGTACGACATTCGGAATAAATATAACTCTTCCATCTTCGGCTTTGGCAACCGAAACACCTTTTGCTCCGGCATCTAAAACGGGTACTTCCGTAAATATAATTTTGTCTGTATTCTTTCTTCCCATGGGGCAAAAATAAGTTATTCGGTACTAAAATTTTAGGGTGTTGTGAATTTTTTACAATAAAAAAACGCCTTCGCTAAAAAGACGTTTAAATTTATATTGTTTTTGAGGTTATTGGTAAATAATGTCGAATGATCCATCTGTTATCATTATAGTACCGCCACCTTCGCTACTCAAAGAGCCTGAAAAAGTACCTTTATACCTGCCGTTAGAGTTTTCGGTTACATTTGAACTTTCTGTGTCATTTTCATAATAAGTTCCATCTGTTGTGTAATATATGCCCCAGATAATGTCTCCAGTAACCCCATATTCAGATTTCAGGATGATTATTTTTGATGCATCACTGCTCATTTTTGCTGTAACTATAACGTCAGAATACCCTTCATCTATATAATCCACTTTGTCTACACTAATAATATTGAATTTTTGTTCAACATTATTAAATTTTGCATTGATAAAATTCACATCTGATTTATCATCGTCAGACGAACAAGAATATATTCCGATTAAAGCAAAACATACTATTAATAAAATTTTATTTTTCATAAAAAATCCAGTTTAGTAACACAAATATACTATTTTCTTATGAATTATTTAACATACATCTCTTAAAAAAATGTTATTAGTGATCTAAATTAAAAATGCCATTGCTAACAGTAATGGTTTGACCATTATTTGGCTCTGTTAAAACGCCCGAAAATGTTCCTTTTAGCTTGTTTTGAGTACTTTCTGTAACTAATGTTGTAAAAGCACTATTGTTTTGAATATAGGTAAAACCGTTAATCGTAATGTTGAATCGCCAAATAGATTCTGCTCCCATTAAACCTTCTTCTGCAATGAATTCGATTGCGTTTAATTCG
Coding sequences within it:
- a CDS encoding DUF6048 family protein, translated to MSISKCIFSFFLFLFSHTILAQETKKDSIITPAKTERYGLRVGIDALKLAKSFYQEDYRGLEIVGDYRLTKKYYLAGEIGNEKRTIDEDRVNFTTSGTYFKVGFDYNAYENWLDMENMIHIGLRFGASTFNQELITYRVYNPNPYFGNSPTVISGRKFDGLSAQWVEIVAGVKAELFSNFYAGFNFRINYLIGNKESSEFANLYIPGFNKKYEGNFGVGFNYTLSYFIPIYKKKLLPKTEEIKK
- a CDS encoding DUF6452 family protein, which encodes MKKSLMIFFLLITTCFFSSCEKDDICADGTPTTPRLIIEFYSKDNSTVRKLVANLKIQGEGAATTLDFNQVDTIELPLKTNENFTNYSFNINSTATTAANNTDLLQFNYIVNDIYVSRACGFKSFFNLNLANGVVKTNPDGDSEFWIENIEIIKSNVETEEDVHIKMYF
- the rlmD gene encoding 23S rRNA (uracil(1939)-C(5))-methyltransferase RlmD, whose amino-acid sequence is MGRKNTDKIIFTEVPVLDAGAKGVSVAKAEDGRVIFIPNVVPGDVVDVQTFKKRKSYFEGKAIHFQKLSEHRVEPECQHFGVCGGCKWQNMKYSQQLFYKNNEVFNNLKRIGKIELPEFEQILGSEKQFFYRNKMEFSFSDSRWLTENEIQNDNEIQDRNALGFHIPKMWDKILDIEKCHLQQDPSNAIRNSLKEFATQNNIPFFNARNHGGLLRTLMIRTTSTGEVMVLIQFFKENKSQRELVLNFLSEKFPEITSLLYVINGKANDTLYDQDIKLFKGREYILEEMEGLQFSINAKSFYQTNSEQAYELYKITREFAGLTGNELVYDLYTGTGTIAQFVSKKAKKVIGVEAVPEAIADAKENAKRNKITNCEFFVGDMKDVFNAEFIATHGKPDVIITDPPRDGMHATVVEQIMKIAPEKVVYVSCNSATQARDLALMDSLYKVTRVRPVDMFPQTHHVENVVLLEKK